The sequence below is a genomic window from Sorangiineae bacterium MSr12523.
GCAGGGACGTCGCACGTGGAGATCCCCTCGCTCGAGGACGCGCCGCTGGTCGTGGTGAACGAGCCCCGACCCATCGCGTCCGTCGCGTCCGTGCCGCATGACCGCGGCGCCGCCCATGGCCGGCGCAACGCAGGTCTCATCGTGGGAGGCGCCGGCGTCCTTGCATTGGGGACCGGCATCGTCTTGGGCGTGCGGTCGGTGCTGCTGGAAAATCAGGCCGACGACGAGGAGGCCACCGCAAAGAGGTTTCCGCCGGGCAACATCAACGAGCAGCGCCAGCGGGAGGCGAGCCTCCGCGATCGCGACGACGCCTCGACGAATCGAACCATCGGCTTCATTGCCGGCGGCGCGGGCATCGCCGCACTCGGCGTGGGGATCTACCTCCTCGCGACGGCGAAAAGTGAGCCTTCCACGAAGACGGAGGGCATTCGCGACGTGCGCATCACGCCGCTGGCCGGGCAGCACGGCAGCGGCGTGAGTGCGTCGTTCGCCTTTTGATTACGACGCGAACGCGGCTCGGTACGCGTCGAGAACGCGGGCGTGCACGGTCTCCAGATCGGCCTCGGCATCGACGGTGGCAACGCGGTCGTTGGGCAGATAGCGCGTGATGTTCTTGTAAAATGCCGCCAAGGCGCGCTGCACTTCGTTTTGCTCGTAGAGCTGGGCCGCCTCACCGCGGTGGGCCCGGCGCTCGGCAGCGCTGTCCGGAGCAATGTCGAGCACGATGGTCAGGTCCGGGCGACGCGCGTAGCGGTTCAACGAACGGATCCACGAGAGAGGATCGTCCGTGGCATGGCCACTGGTCACGCTCTGGTACGCGAGGCTCGAGGCATCGTAGCGATCCGAGATGACGATGCCTCCCTGGGCGATGAACGGCAGAATTTCCGACTGGACGTGATCCATGCGGTCGGCCGCGAATAGAAGGGCCATCGTCTCCCACCCCGGGGCGGACGGCGGCTCGCCGGGGGCGGTGGGCGGCGCCACGATGCGTCCGGTGAGCACTTGGCGGATGAAGGCTCCGATGGGCCCGTCGCTCGGCTCACGGGTTGCGCGCACACGACGGCCCTCCCGGCGCAGCGCCTCGGCGAGCTTCGCCGTTTGCGTGGTGGTGCCGGCACCGTCGATGCCCTCGAGAACGACGAAATGACCTGCGATGGCGCTCATGATGTTGCCCCCGGAAGCGGGTCCTCGCCCAGCACGACGTTGTCGATGAGACGCGTCCTTCCAACGTGACAGGCAATGGCCAGCAGCGCCCTCCCCTTTCGTGCGATGGGCGACTCGAAGGCCGACAGCTCGTCGGGGTCGACCACCTCGACGTAGTCGATGCGATCGGCCACCGCCTGCACCTCGCGGTGGGCATGCTCGCGCAGCACCGCCGCGTTGCGCTCACCGCCTTCGAAGGCGTTCCACGCGGCGCGGAGCCCTCGGGACAGGCCGAGCGCTCGCTCGCGTTCGGTGCTCGACAGGTACGCGTTGCGGGAGCTCAGGGCCAGACCGTCGACCTCGCGCACGATGGGGTGGCCCACGAGCTCGATGGGAAGAAAGAGATCGCGCACCATTTTTTTCAGGACGGCGAGCTGCTGGTAGTCCTTCTTGCCGAACACCGCGACGCATGGGCCGGAGAGCGCGAACAGCTTCGCAACGACGGTGGTCACACCCTCGAAGTGCCCCGGACGGAAGGCCCCGCAAAGCGGTTCGGTCAAGCGCTGCACGCGAACGCGGGTCTGCTCGCCCTCCGGATACATCGCCGTGGCCTCGGGGGCGAACACGAGATCGACGCCCAAACCGGACAATTTTTCGACGTCGCTCAGAAAATCACGCGGATAGGCAACGAAGTCTTCGTTTGGGCCGAACTGTGTTGGGTTGACGAAAATGGACACGACGATGAAGGGAGGCGCTGCCCCCTGGCCTTCAATATGGCCTTCAGTATGCCCTTCGGTGTGCTTGGAGCCGACGAGCTCACGAGCCTTTGCCACCAGGGCCAGGTGCCCTGCGTGGAGAGCACCCATGGTAGGCACAAACCCTACATTGGCGCCGGACCGACGGGCAGCCTCGCAGGCCGCTCGAAATTCGGCGGGGGTTTTTGCAATGACCGGGGAAACGCGGGAAACGCGAGGGAGTGGCGATGCCATTGGACGTGAGACCGTAGTACGGTTCGCCGCCCGCCGCCCGTATCACGTGTGTTCGCCCAGGCTTTCTGACTGTAATTTTCCCTTTCCGACGAATTTCGAGGAGGCGTTTTCCACATGATTCGAGCTCGATGGCTCGTCGCCGTTGCTGCAGCGTCCTCGCTCGCGCTGCAGCTCGCGACCCCGACCTGCGCCTTCGCGCAACGATCGAACGGCCCCTCGCAGGCTGACATCCGCACCGCGCGGGATCTGTTTGCCAAGGCGGAGAAGGACCAAGAAGC
It includes:
- the panC gene encoding pantoate--beta-alanine ligase; protein product: MASPLPRVSRVSPVIAKTPAEFRAACEAARRSGANVGFVPTMGALHAGHLALVAKARELVGSKHTEGHTEGHIEGQGAAPPFIVVSIFVNPTQFGPNEDFVAYPRDFLSDVEKLSGLGVDLVFAPEATAMYPEGEQTRVRVQRLTEPLCGAFRPGHFEGVTTVVAKLFALSGPCVAVFGKKDYQQLAVLKKMVRDLFLPIELVGHPIVREVDGLALSSRNAYLSSTERERALGLSRGLRAAWNAFEGGERNAAVLREHAHREVQAVADRIDYVEVVDPDELSAFESPIARKGRALLAIACHVGRTRLIDNVVLGEDPLPGATS
- the tmk gene encoding dTMP kinase → MSAIAGHFVVLEGIDGAGTTTQTAKLAEALRREGRRVRATREPSDGPIGAFIRQVLTGRIVAPPTAPGEPPSAPGWETMALLFAADRMDHVQSEILPFIAQGGIVISDRYDASSLAYQSVTSGHATDDPLSWIRSLNRYARRPDLTIVLDIAPDSAAERRAHRGEAAQLYEQNEVQRALAAFYKNITRYLPNDRVATVDAEADLETVHARVLDAYRAAFAS